From the Rhodanobacter soli genome, one window contains:
- a CDS encoding HlyD family efflux transporter periplasmic adaptor subunit — protein MSSQNPTAAESTAAAPSPNTAAPNTTAPKKNPRGLLLRLLGIVVVLAVIGWALWYFLDGRWYEGTDDAYVNGNVVQITPQVPGTVVSIGADDGDLVHAGDVLVQLDPSDADVALAEAKANLANTVRKVRGLYSSVNGAQADVAARKTAVDKARADYNRRVALAKSGAISAEELSHASDALTSAESALIAAQQQYQTSKVLVDDTVVASHPDVQAASARLRAAFLNDVRATLIAPVDGYVAKRSVQVGQRVQPGAALMAVVPLHGVWVDANFKETQLTHMRIGQPVTIESDVYGTAVEYKGKVQSLGVGTGSAFSLLPAQNATGNWIKIVQRIPVRIVFDDPTQLDKHPLRLGMSLTVDVSLHDQSGPTLARQSPTQPAFSTDVYKQQLAKADAAITQIVHANMAGGR, from the coding sequence ATGTCCAGCCAGAATCCAACCGCGGCCGAAAGCACGGCGGCCGCTCCCTCGCCGAATACGGCCGCGCCGAACACGACGGCGCCGAAGAAGAACCCGCGCGGGCTGCTGCTGCGCCTGCTCGGCATCGTGGTCGTGCTCGCCGTGATCGGCTGGGCGCTGTGGTATTTCCTCGACGGCCGCTGGTACGAGGGCACCGACGATGCCTACGTCAACGGCAACGTGGTGCAGATCACTCCGCAGGTGCCCGGTACCGTGGTCAGCATCGGCGCCGATGACGGCGACCTCGTGCATGCCGGCGACGTACTGGTGCAGCTCGACCCGAGCGACGCCGACGTGGCGCTGGCCGAGGCGAAGGCGAACCTCGCCAACACCGTGCGCAAGGTGCGCGGCCTGTATTCCAGCGTGAACGGCGCCCAGGCCGACGTGGCCGCGCGCAAGACCGCGGTGGACAAGGCGCGCGCCGACTACAACCGGCGCGTGGCGCTGGCGAAGTCCGGCGCGATCTCGGCCGAGGAGCTGTCGCACGCCAGCGACGCGCTGACCAGCGCCGAGAGCGCGCTGATCGCGGCGCAGCAGCAGTACCAGACCAGCAAGGTGCTGGTCGACGACACCGTGGTCGCCTCGCACCCGGACGTGCAGGCCGCTTCGGCCCGCCTGCGCGCCGCCTTCCTCAACGACGTACGCGCCACTCTGATCGCGCCGGTGGACGGCTATGTGGCCAAACGCTCGGTGCAGGTCGGCCAGCGCGTGCAGCCCGGCGCCGCCTTGATGGCGGTGGTGCCGCTGCACGGCGTGTGGGTGGACGCGAACTTCAAGGAAACCCAGCTCACCCACATGCGCATCGGCCAGCCGGTGACGATCGAATCCGACGTCTACGGCACCGCGGTGGAATACAAGGGCAAGGTGCAGAGCCTTGGCGTCGGCACCGGCAGCGCGTTCTCGCTGCTGCCGGCGCAGAACGCCACCGGCAACTGGATCAAGATCGTGCAGCGCATTCCGGTGCGCATCGTGTTCGACGACCCGACCCAGCTGGACAAGCACCCGCTGCGGCTGGGCATGTCGCTGACCGTCGATGTCAGCCTGCACGATCAGAGCGGCCCGACCCTGGCCCGGCAGTCGCCGACCCAGCCGGCCTTCAGCACCGACGTGTACAAGCAGCAGCTGGCCAAGGCCGACGCGGCGATCACGCAGATCGTCCACGCCAACATGGCCGGCGGCAGGTAA
- a CDS encoding DHA2 family efflux MFS transporter permease subunit — MTTEFRPPNLALSTIGLSLATFMQVLDTTIANVSLPTIAGNLGVSSNQSTWVITSFAVSMAIALPLTGFLTRRFGEVRLFTACTLLFALTSFLCGISQSMGMLILFRALQGAVAGPMYPITQSLLIGIYPPAKRGMALALLAMVTVVAPIAGPILGGWITDNYSWPWIFFINVPIGIFASMVVANQLRGKVEKTERPKIDYVGLITLIIGVGALQIVLDKGNDEDWFNSTFIIVTSIVSAISIAIFLIWELTDKDPIVDLKLFRHRNFTVGTIALVLGYAAFFAIALMVPLWLQRNLGYTSIWAGYASAPLGIIPVLLTFVVGKYGPRMDLRLLAAAAFVVMGLTCFMRSDFFIGIDFYHVAMVQLWQGLGVALFFMPVLTILLSDLQQNEIASGSGLATFLRTLGGSFSASLTTLLWERRAVTHHEQLAEHITAYSPTAQTAMTQLGQGDQQVSGSIINNMITQQGYQISFNEVFHALGWIFIALVLVIWLARPPFTPKARPAAGGH, encoded by the coding sequence ATGACCACCGAATTCCGCCCACCCAACCTGGCCCTGAGCACGATCGGTCTGTCGCTGGCCACGTTCATGCAGGTGCTGGACACCACGATCGCGAACGTGTCGTTGCCGACCATCGCCGGCAACCTCGGCGTCAGCAGCAACCAGAGCACCTGGGTGATCACCTCGTTCGCGGTGAGCATGGCGATCGCGCTGCCGCTGACCGGCTTCCTCACCCGCCGCTTCGGCGAGGTACGCCTGTTCACCGCCTGCACGCTGCTGTTCGCGCTGACCTCGTTCCTGTGCGGCATCTCGCAGAGCATGGGCATGCTGATCCTGTTCCGCGCGCTGCAGGGCGCGGTGGCCGGGCCGATGTACCCGATCACGCAGAGCCTGCTGATCGGCATCTACCCGCCGGCCAAGCGCGGCATGGCGCTGGCGCTGCTGGCGATGGTCACGGTGGTGGCGCCTATCGCCGGCCCGATCCTCGGCGGCTGGATCACCGACAACTATTCATGGCCGTGGATCTTCTTCATCAACGTGCCGATCGGCATCTTCGCCAGCATGGTGGTGGCGAACCAGCTGCGCGGGAAAGTGGAGAAGACCGAGCGGCCGAAGATCGACTACGTCGGCCTGATCACCCTGATCATCGGCGTGGGGGCGCTGCAGATCGTGCTGGACAAGGGCAACGACGAGGACTGGTTCAACTCCACCTTCATCATCGTCACCAGCATCGTCTCGGCGATCAGCATCGCGATCTTCCTGATCTGGGAATTGACCGACAAGGATCCCATCGTCGACCTGAAGCTGTTCCGCCACCGCAACTTCACCGTCGGCACGATTGCATTGGTCCTCGGTTACGCGGCGTTCTTCGCGATCGCGCTGATGGTGCCGCTGTGGTTGCAGCGCAACCTCGGCTACACCTCGATCTGGGCCGGCTACGCCAGCGCACCGCTGGGCATCATCCCGGTGCTGCTGACCTTCGTCGTCGGCAAGTACGGGCCGCGCATGGATCTGCGGCTGCTGGCCGCGGCGGCATTCGTGGTGATGGGCCTGACCTGCTTCATGCGCTCGGATTTCTTCATCGGCATCGACTTCTACCACGTGGCGATGGTGCAGCTGTGGCAGGGCCTGGGCGTGGCGCTGTTCTTCATGCCGGTGCTGACCATCCTGCTGTCGGACCTGCAGCAGAACGAGATCGCGTCCGGCTCCGGCCTGGCCACCTTCCTGCGCACGCTGGGCGGCAGCTTCTCCGCATCGCTCACCACCTTGCTGTGGGAGCGCCGCGCGGTGACCCACCACGAACAGCTGGCCGAGCACATCACCGCCTACAGCCCGACCGCGCAGACGGCGATGACCCAGCTCGGCCAGGGCGACCAGCAGGTTTCCGGCAGCATCATCAACAACATGATCACCCAGCAGGGCTACCAGATCTCGTTCAACGAGGTATTCCACGCGCTGGGCTGGATCTTCATCGCCCTGGTCCTCGTGATCTGGCTGGCCAGGCCGCCGTTCACGCCGAAGGCCAGACCGGCCGCCGGCGGCCACTGA